One window of the Oncorhynchus mykiss isolate Arlee chromosome 5, USDA_OmykA_1.1, whole genome shotgun sequence genome contains the following:
- the LOC110524123 gene encoding paralemmin-1 isoform X2 has translation MEMSEGLSQQERLQAIAEKRKRQTEIENKKRQLEDDRRQLSHLKQKSLRERWLLDGAAGSEQDEAKKQLAEDEAKLKGMEENIIRMEQELEVLETGVSATSTKESLTDAATKEEAKTADNKAPAGTVHEVKGVTEVKEVVKVHTSPHLEMSGGASDRMRAVVHEVNGENGVHQLSANEVDELIHKADESMMSDATTAGTTSTAPVVPTDAELAAEQQTTPQKEITGMEAKAGGASPQPGGGEVEASAENPVTMVFMGYQSVEDEAETNKVLGLEGTVKAQLVVIEDGEGKNVTVGPNPATVTVTEGGTKEEQSPPPNGSAADPVKTPQEKAPVGEKGGEPEGGATELNNKEKQPCKCCTIM, from the exons gagaagaggaagaggcagaCAGAGATTGAGAATAAGAAGAGGCAGCTGGAAGATGACAGGAGACAGCTCTCTCACCTCAAG CAAAAATCCCTGAGGGAAAGATGGCTGCTGGATGGAGCTGCTGGCTCGGAGCAGGACGAGGCCAAGAAACAGCTTGCGGAGGACGAGGCCAAGCTCAAGGGCATGGAGGAGAACATCATTAG AATGGAGCAGGAACTGGAGGTGCTGGAGACGGGTGTGTCGGCGACCTCTACCAAAGAGAGCCTGACAGACGCAGCAACGAAGGAGGAAGCCAAGACAGCAGACAACAAA gCTCCGGCAGGCACTGTGCACG AGGTCAAGGGAGTTACAGAGGTCAAGGAAGTAGTCAAAGTGCACACCAGCCCTCATCTGGAAATGTCTGGAGGTGCCTCAGATAGGATGAGAGCAG TGGTACACGAGGTGAACGGGGAGAACGGGGTCCACCAGCTCAGCGCCAATGAGGTGGACGAGCTCATCCACAAAGCCGACGAGTCCATGATGAGCGACGCCACCACCGCTGGCACCACCTCCACTGCCCCCGTCGTCCCCACCGATGCCGAGTTAGCCGCGGAGCAGCAGACGACACCACAGAAGGAGATCACTGGCATGGAGGCCAAGGCGGGCGGCGCCAGTCCCCAGCCAGGTGGAGGCGAGGTGGAGGCCAGTGCTGAGAACCCCGTCACCATGGTGTTCATGGGCTACCAAAGCGTGGAGGATGAGGCGGAAACCAACAAGGTGCTGGGCCTGGAGGGCACCGTCAAGGCCCAGCTGGTGGTCATCGAGGACGGCGAGGGCAAGAATGTGACGGTGGGGCCCAACCCCGCCACTGTGACCGTCACCGAGGGAGGCACCAAGGAAGAGCAGTCGCCCCCGCCCAACGGCAGTGCCGCCGACCCCGTTAAGACCCCCCAGGAGAAGGCCCCCGTGGGGGAGAAGGGGGGCGAGCCAGAGGGGGGCGCCACTGAGCTCAACAATAAGGAAAAGCAGCCCTGCAAGTGCTGCACCATCATGTGA
- the LOC110524123 gene encoding paralemmin-1 isoform X3, producing MEMSEGLSQQERLQAIAEKRKRQTEIENKKRQLEDDRRQLSHLKQKSLRERWLLDGAAGSEQDEAKKQLAEDEAKLKGMEENIIRMEQELEVLETGVSATSTKESLTDAATKEEAKTADNKAPAGTVHVVHEVNGENGVHQLSANEVDELIHKADESMMSDATTAGTTSTAPVVPTDAELAAEQQTTPQKEITGMEAKAGGASPQPGGGEVEASAENPVTMVFMGYQSVEDEAETNKVLGLEGTVKAQLVVIEDGEGKNVTVGPNPATVTVTEGGTKEEQSPPPNGSAADPVKTPQEKAPVGEKGGEPEGGATELNNKEKQPCKCCTIM from the exons gagaagaggaagaggcagaCAGAGATTGAGAATAAGAAGAGGCAGCTGGAAGATGACAGGAGACAGCTCTCTCACCTCAAG CAAAAATCCCTGAGGGAAAGATGGCTGCTGGATGGAGCTGCTGGCTCGGAGCAGGACGAGGCCAAGAAACAGCTTGCGGAGGACGAGGCCAAGCTCAAGGGCATGGAGGAGAACATCATTAG AATGGAGCAGGAACTGGAGGTGCTGGAGACGGGTGTGTCGGCGACCTCTACCAAAGAGAGCCTGACAGACGCAGCAACGAAGGAGGAAGCCAAGACAGCAGACAACAAA gCTCCGGCAGGCACTGTGCACG TGGTACACGAGGTGAACGGGGAGAACGGGGTCCACCAGCTCAGCGCCAATGAGGTGGACGAGCTCATCCACAAAGCCGACGAGTCCATGATGAGCGACGCCACCACCGCTGGCACCACCTCCACTGCCCCCGTCGTCCCCACCGATGCCGAGTTAGCCGCGGAGCAGCAGACGACACCACAGAAGGAGATCACTGGCATGGAGGCCAAGGCGGGCGGCGCCAGTCCCCAGCCAGGTGGAGGCGAGGTGGAGGCCAGTGCTGAGAACCCCGTCACCATGGTGTTCATGGGCTACCAAAGCGTGGAGGATGAGGCGGAAACCAACAAGGTGCTGGGCCTGGAGGGCACCGTCAAGGCCCAGCTGGTGGTCATCGAGGACGGCGAGGGCAAGAATGTGACGGTGGGGCCCAACCCCGCCACTGTGACCGTCACCGAGGGAGGCACCAAGGAAGAGCAGTCGCCCCCGCCCAACGGCAGTGCCGCCGACCCCGTTAAGACCCCCCAGGAGAAGGCCCCCGTGGGGGAGAAGGGGGGCGAGCCAGAGGGGGGCGCCACTGAGCTCAACAATAAGGAAAAGCAGCCCTGCAAGTGCTGCACCATCATGTGA
- the LOC110524123 gene encoding paralemmin-1 isoform X1, with protein sequence MEMSEGLSQQERLQAIAEKRKRQTEIENKKRQLEDDRRQLSHLKQKSLRERWLLDGAAGSEQDEAKKQLAEDEAKLKGMEENIIRMEQELEVLETGVSATSTKESLTDAATKEEAKTADNKAPAGTVHEVKGVTEVKEVVKVHTSPHLEMSGGASDRMRAEVKEVLKVPNSPRLHMSGGASDMTRAAMYSVEITVERDNVTGETKVLSTNTLLPINLSGQGVKVYEDYQKVVHEVNGENGVHQLSANEVDELIHKADESMMSDATTAGTTSTAPVVPTDAELAAEQQTTPQKEITGMEAKAGGASPQPGGGEVEASAENPVTMVFMGYQSVEDEAETNKVLGLEGTVKAQLVVIEDGEGKNVTVGPNPATVTVTEGGTKEEQSPPPNGSAADPVKTPQEKAPVGEKGGEPEGGATELNNKEKQPCKCCTIM encoded by the exons gagaagaggaagaggcagaCAGAGATTGAGAATAAGAAGAGGCAGCTGGAAGATGACAGGAGACAGCTCTCTCACCTCAAG CAAAAATCCCTGAGGGAAAGATGGCTGCTGGATGGAGCTGCTGGCTCGGAGCAGGACGAGGCCAAGAAACAGCTTGCGGAGGACGAGGCCAAGCTCAAGGGCATGGAGGAGAACATCATTAG AATGGAGCAGGAACTGGAGGTGCTGGAGACGGGTGTGTCGGCGACCTCTACCAAAGAGAGCCTGACAGACGCAGCAACGAAGGAGGAAGCCAAGACAGCAGACAACAAA gCTCCGGCAGGCACTGTGCACG AGGTCAAGGGAGTTACAGAGGTCAAGGAAGTAGTCAAAGTGCACACCAGCCCTCATCTGGAAATGTCTGGAGGTGCCTCAGATAGGATGAGAGCAG AGGTCAAGGAAGTGCTCAAAGTGCCCAACAGCCCTCGTCTGCACATGTCCGGAGGTGCCTCAGATATGACGAGAGCAG CAATGTACTCAGTAGAGATCACCGTTGAGAGGGACAATGTCACGGGCGAGACTAAGGTGTTGTCCACCAACACCCTACTGCCCATTAACCTCTCTGGGCAAGGGGTCAAGGTGTATGAGGATTACCAGAAAG TGGTACACGAGGTGAACGGGGAGAACGGGGTCCACCAGCTCAGCGCCAATGAGGTGGACGAGCTCATCCACAAAGCCGACGAGTCCATGATGAGCGACGCCACCACCGCTGGCACCACCTCCACTGCCCCCGTCGTCCCCACCGATGCCGAGTTAGCCGCGGAGCAGCAGACGACACCACAGAAGGAGATCACTGGCATGGAGGCCAAGGCGGGCGGCGCCAGTCCCCAGCCAGGTGGAGGCGAGGTGGAGGCCAGTGCTGAGAACCCCGTCACCATGGTGTTCATGGGCTACCAAAGCGTGGAGGATGAGGCGGAAACCAACAAGGTGCTGGGCCTGGAGGGCACCGTCAAGGCCCAGCTGGTGGTCATCGAGGACGGCGAGGGCAAGAATGTGACGGTGGGGCCCAACCCCGCCACTGTGACCGTCACCGAGGGAGGCACCAAGGAAGAGCAGTCGCCCCCGCCCAACGGCAGTGCCGCCGACCCCGTTAAGACCCCCCAGGAGAAGGCCCCCGTGGGGGAGAAGGGGGGCGAGCCAGAGGGGGGCGCCACTGAGCTCAACAATAAGGAAAAGCAGCCCTGCAAGTGCTGCACCATCATGTGA